Proteins encoded by one window of Colletes latitarsis isolate SP2378_abdomen chromosome 5, iyColLati1, whole genome shotgun sequence:
- the Rab6 gene encoding RAS oncogene family member Rab6 isoform X1: MSSSGDFGNPLRKFKLVFLGEQSVGKTSLITRFMYDSFDNTYQATIGIDFLSKTMYLEDRTVRLQLWDTAGQERFRSLIPSYIRDSTVAVVVYDITNANSFHQTSKWIDDVRAERGSDVIIMLVGNKTDLSDKRQVSTEEGERKAKELNVMFIETSAKAGYNVKQLFRRVAAALPGMDSTENKPPEDTVDLQNQSPMQNGSESEGESGCIC; encoded by the exons ATGTCGTCTTCGGGTGATTTTGGAAACCCGTTGCGTAAATTTAAGCTTGTCTTTCTCGGTGAACAGAGCG TTGGAAAAACGTCTCTTATCACACGGTTTATGTATGACAGCTTTGACAACACGTATCAG GCTACAATAGGTATAGATTTTTTAAGCAAAACTATGTATTTGGAGGATAGAACTGTAAGATTACAGTTGTGGGATACTGCAGGCCAAGAACGGTTTAGGTCTTTGATACCAAGTTACATCAGAGATTCTACTGTTGCAGTTGTTGTATATGATATCACCA ATGCTAACTCATTTCATCAAACGTCTAAGTGGATTGACGATGTTCGGGCCGAGAGAGGAAGCGACGTAATTATTATGCTAGTTGGTAATAAAACAGACTTGAGCGATAAAAGACAAGTTTCAACAGAAGAAGGTGAACGAAAAGCTAAAGAACTGAATGTaatgtttatcgaaactagTGCTAAAGCTGGGTACAATGTAAAACAG cTGTTTAGAAGAGTAGCAGCAGCTCTACCAGGCATGGATTCCACTGAGAATAAGCCTCCTGAAGACA CTGTCGACTTGCAGAATCAATCACCGATGCAGAACGGTTCCGAGTCCGAGGGGGAGAGTGGCTGTATTTGCTAG
- the Rab6 gene encoding RAS oncogene family member Rab6 isoform X2, which produces MSSSGDFGNPLRKFKLVFLGEQSVGKTSLITRFMYDSFDNTYQATIGIDFLSKTMYLEDRTVRLQLWDTAGQERFRSLIPSYIRDSTVAVVVYDITNANSFHQTSKWIDDVRAERGSDVIIMLVGNKTDLSDKRQVSTEEGERKAKELNVMFIETSAKAGYNVKQLFRRVAAALPGMDSTENKPPEDMQEVVLKDTPIELKASESSCAC; this is translated from the exons ATGTCGTCTTCGGGTGATTTTGGAAACCCGTTGCGTAAATTTAAGCTTGTCTTTCTCGGTGAACAGAGCG TTGGAAAAACGTCTCTTATCACACGGTTTATGTATGACAGCTTTGACAACACGTATCAG GCTACAATAGGTATAGATTTTTTAAGCAAAACTATGTATTTGGAGGATAGAACTGTAAGATTACAGTTGTGGGATACTGCAGGCCAAGAACGGTTTAGGTCTTTGATACCAAGTTACATCAGAGATTCTACTGTTGCAGTTGTTGTATATGATATCACCA ATGCTAACTCATTTCATCAAACGTCTAAGTGGATTGACGATGTTCGGGCCGAGAGAGGAAGCGACGTAATTATTATGCTAGTTGGTAATAAAACAGACTTGAGCGATAAAAGACAAGTTTCAACAGAAGAAGGTGAACGAAAAGCTAAAGAACTGAATGTaatgtttatcgaaactagTGCTAAAGCTGGGTACAATGTAAAACAG cTGTTTAGAAGAGTAGCAGCAGCTCTACCAGGCATGGATTCCACTGAGAATAAGCCTCCTGAAGACA TGCAAGAAGTAGTTCTCAAGGATACACCAATTGAACTGAAAGCATCGGAGAGCAGTTGTGCATGTTAA